The genomic region CTGGGCGAGACGGTCGACGCGCTGGTGATGCGGGGCGGGCTCGGCGGCGAGGTCAACCACGAACTCGTCCGGGCGATGATGCGCGCGCCGATCATCGTCGTGCCGGGCAAGAAGACGGTCGACTGGATCTTCCTGACCCGACCGCGCACGCCCATGCGCCAGTCGACCGTCGACGACCTCATGACCGCCCAGGTCGGGTGGTACAAGCCGGGCGACACGGTCGCGCTGCCCGCGTTCGGCGAGACCGAGGAGGGTCTGCGCTGGTTGCAGCGCCCCGAGCCGGGCGAGGAACTCCCGAGTTGGGGAGCCGTTGTCGGCGCGGTTCGGCGCACCTTCACGCGAGCGTGGTGACCGGCCATGACGATCGACCACCCCGAGCACCGCCACCCCGAGCACGCGGTCGTCATCGCGTCCGGTGGCCTGGACTCCACCGTGCTGGCCTACTGGCTGGCCGCACGCCACAGTCGCCTGACGCTGGTCTCGTTCGACTACGGGCAGCGCCACCGCGTGGAGCTCGACCACGCCGCCGAGATAGCACGGCTGCTCCTGAGCCCGCACCGGATCATCGACCTGACCAGCCTGGGCGCGCTGTTGACCGGTTCGGCGTTGACCGACACCTCGGTGGCGGTGCCCGACGGGCACTACACCGACGAGTCGATGGCGGCCACGGTGGTGCCCAACCGCAACGCGATCATGCTCGACATCGCCGTGGCGGTGGCCATCGCGGTGCGCGCGGACGCGGTCGCCTTCGGCGCGCACGCCGGGGACCACACTATCTACCCCGATTGCCGACCTCCGTTCGTGGAGCGGTTCGCCCGCAGCGTGCAGGCGGCCAACGACGGCCTGCTGGTGCCGGGGTTCCAGGTGCTCGCTCCGTTCCTGACGCTGACCAAGGCCGACATCGTGCGCGTCGGCGAGGCGCTGGCGGTGCCGTTCGCCCGCACGTGGTCCTGCTACCGGGGCGAAGGAGTGCACTGCGGCACCTGCGGAACGTGCACCGAACGCCAAGAAGCCTTCCTCGACAACGGCATTCCCGACCCCACCGTCTACCGGGCTGCGTAGAGGGGCGTGAGGATCGTGGACGCGAAGCCGACAAATCCCGGGCCTGAGCGGGGCCGTCTTTCCCTCGTTCACAGCTCGCGCGTGTTGGGTTGCGAGCCGGTTCTCGGTGATCAAGGGAGCGTGCCTGCCGCTCAAGCGGGGCCGACCCTAGCGCACACGCGTGCCATGCCACCAACCCCCGTCCTGCGGGCGCACTCGCTGATGTCGTTGCTGGACGAGAAGCACCTGCGGACCGCGTTGCGGCAGTGCGGACGACGCACCTCGTCCCCTGGCATGGACCGGATGACGCTCGGGGAGTTGCGGCGACGTGCCTCCGTACTGCTGCCCCGGCTGGCCGAGCAGTTGGCCGAGGGCACCTGGCAACCGGGCCCGGTGCGGGAGGTGCCGTTCCCGACCTACACCGGCAAGCCGATGACGGTGTGCGTGCCC from Lentzea guizhouensis harbors:
- the queC gene encoding 7-cyano-7-deazaguanine synthase QueC: MTIDHPEHRHPEHAVVIASGGLDSTVLAYWLAARHSRLTLVSFDYGQRHRVELDHAAEIARLLLSPHRIIDLTSLGALLTGSALTDTSVAVPDGHYTDESMAATVVPNRNAIMLDIAVAVAIAVRADAVAFGAHAGDHTIYPDCRPPFVERFARSVQAANDGLLVPGFQVLAPFLTLTKADIVRVGEALAVPFARTWSCYRGEGVHCGTCGTCTERQEAFLDNGIPDPTVYRAA